The genomic region TGTGTAGGGaagttgaaaaaaattgtttgtgtTGGTTtacaaaaaagaacaaaatcgTTTGTGTTCGttgaaaaaatgaataaaattgtTTGTGTTGTAAAGAGAGAGGAAACAATTAATTAACGGTTGTGAAGAATTGATTGATTTAAATTGCACCAGGAAATAAAAATCCCGCCCATTAagagaatttgaaatttgaacatGCTTGGACAGTTGggcaaaaaatcaaaaaagaaaaactgcaAATGTTTGTAACACGTGCGGAAGTTTTCAAACACACGTGTGAAAATTTTGGGGATTTTGTTGGTAGGTGCATAATACCGCCCATTTTTCcagtttgaaaatttgccatTCGCTCTCCCTCACAGGCCAAACGCATCCTCTTTTTCTTCAAGTCTCAGAGACCCTCCCACTCTACGCTCCAAACACAGACGCTCCAAAACTCTAATTCTCATCCAGGTAAACTTAATACTTCCTTCTCTCTAATCGATTCCCCTACTACAATCGCACATCTGGGTCGCAATTAGATTTATCATTTCTGATAAGAATGTCATCTGGGTTAGCTTGAGACCATTACCCCTGATTTTCTTAGAAAGTGGAGGATTTTTATGGAAAATGAGAGCCCTTCTCTTCTTTATGCAAATCTAAACTATTTGTCATGAAAATATCATCTGGGTCAGTAACATTTTGAGCTTTGTTGCGATAACTAGTCTTGATTTTTCCGAGAAAATTTtcgattttctgggaaaagtagATCTGTTCTCTTTTTGCCAACTGTTAAATTTATGAGTTGTGATAGAAGTGTCATCTGGGTCGGTGAAATTTCGCGTGTTCTTGCGATGCTTCCCTTTGATTTTCCCGAGAAATGTTCCGTTTTCTGGGAAAGTGAGAGGTtgtctctttatttattttgctgTGAAATCTCTGGATCTGATTTCCCACTTTGCCTTTTCAGTTGAATCGTGAAAATGCCTGAAGCGAGAGATCGATTGTCAAGGCCAGTTGACCTGGCCACAGCCTATGCTCAGAGGTTGGCCGGCAACCGGAGAGCATACATTGATCCGCCAGAGCAGACTATATTAGCCTTTTCTCCTCCGGTGAGACTACCAACAGGCTTGGGGATTGGAGCTACCGGAGTTGTTGGTGTAGGAGGGCTCCCTAGGAGCAGTTTGAGGACTCCCAGAACTGTGACTGGCCGTGGTCGGATCCCATTTAGGTTGTCAACGGTGGACAGAGAAAACACGCCGAGTGGAAGTTCTCACCGGAGAAGGGGCCGAGCTAGTAACAGCGCGTTGCCTTCTTGGTACCCAAGAACCCCTCTCCACGATATCACTGCTGTAACTAGGGTATCATCACTTTCTTGACCCTTTGTTCATATTGCTTGATTAGTTTATTCAGCCAAGAATATAATTggattcatttcatttcatgatTGATTAATTAAATGGGTTTCAATTTCTCTTTCTAGTAGTTGATATAATTGAATTGACTTATCTGTTTTTGAATGAAGGGGTTTCGATTTATGGCCTTAATGGTATTCACATTTGATGTGTTACCTGAGGGGACTTTGTGTACTTGTTATATGATTGTAACTTAATTTTTCGTACTTGTTATAtgatatgcaaataattaaattatggaTCTGGTTTTGCCTTCTGAATTTTGCTCAATCAAAATCTCCAAAGCTTACAACTTTTCGTCTTTATGTTTCTGTCTTCGTGTTCTTTGAATAACTCCTTCCAATTGTTTAGTAAATGTAATTGGATCCATTTCTATTCATGGTTGattgttatataatatagtGATTTTGTTTTACTTGGGCTGGGCTTGATTCTAATTTTATAGCCATTGATGACTATCTTTTTATTGCATAGTAAGAAGTtgaaaaaaagattttttttttaattttttttttttctaaggtCCCTTTTGTCTTGACTAGTTTTTTCATACCTGTTATATGATATGAATATTCTTGTTACTCTTTCTGTGTTtcaattgttttgttttccttgattTTGTGCAAATTTTTAAACCTCAGTTTCGACAACCCTTGTAGTTTTTCCTTTCTCGTGTGTCTGTTACCTTGTTTACAATTGATATGAATTGTAACTCATGATTTTCTGTTGATTGTAAAAGAGTGTTTAGCCCTCCTTCTTGGTTTTTGAATGCGCTCAATCCTAATCATAAACACGTTGCCTGCTTTTATCTGTAACTTCAAATTGTTTGGGCAATGCCGTTTATCAGTGGAAGATTTAACCCGGTGTCCTGTCTCTGAGTTTGGGGTGCAGGTGTAAATGATATTCGATTGATGTTTTTGAATCTTTATCATATAATTAATAACTGGTTGACATGTCTAATTGGTATACTTTTGATTAGGCTATTGAAAGGAGAAGAGCTCGTTTGGCTGAGAGCGATGGCGAAAACACTGAGGGTCAAGTTCCACAAAACCAGAATGCCCTTGATCAGTCTCTTCCAGTGTCAGGTGCTCAATTTGATCATGGTGTTCCTGTGACTCCGTATTCAGCTCTTCGTACCAAGCGCCGCTTACCTCCTTCTGTTGGTAAAGTTCAAAAAATTATAAGGGACGTCAGTAATCAGCCCTCTGAAGGAGAATTTCTTACACCACAAAAGAAACTAATGAACTCAATTGACATGGTGGAGGAAGTGGTCAGGAAAGAACTTGAGAGGCTTAAGAGAACGCCTAGTGCCAAGAAGGCCGAGAGGGAGCAAAAGGTCCGAACTCTGATGTCAATGCGCTGATCTGTTTTCATGAAGGAACATAAACATTATCTATGGCACATAGAAATTTGGAAATGGACCTAAGCAGGTGAAGACATATCACCCTCTTGTGATACCTACATAGTGAGACATATCACCTTCTGGTGATACATTTCTGACCCTCAGTGTGACTTTTATTGTCTTCCGGTGATATTGGTTGTCATCTACGGATGACACCTATCATTCTATGATCTTCCGGTGATCACTCTTATCATTTTCCGTTGATATTGCCTACCATCTACTGATGACACTTAACATTCTATCATCTTCTGGTGATGACTTTACACTGGCTGAGCGCgtttggtttttgtttgaaGCTTCATGTCTAGCAGGTCATAGTAAAGTGTTGAGTTATCACTACGAAAGCTCTTTTTTAAGACAGCACAGTAGTATGTGTCTAGCTGCCATCATTCTTTGATGGTTTTTGGCTTTAGATATATATAGTTGGAACTGATGTATATAGAGGCCATAGAACAACTCTTTTTgtatttgatcaaataatttCTCGTGTACGGTACTTTACTTTTCATGTATGATGATTGATATGAAAAGATTTGGGTTTTTTAGCAATTGCTGTTTAATTCTCTAGTGCTTCTTGAATCTGATGTTCATACGAGAATGTGTTGCGAATGACTTGTTGCTTGTTGGAAGCAGTCTCATCGGACGCTTCTGGTTGCTGATTGCTGATTGCCTTGAACTTGTTAATGCGTTACCGCAGAATTTGTTAAGCAATCGTCTCTAATTGCTGGTTGTGAAATATTCACAATATTTTACGTTGGTTGGAAATACAAAAAATTGACAGGGTTGAATTTAGAACAATTAAGAAGCAGTAACTAAATTTTGATTaccataaaataaattttgatggtTATGTGTTGGGTACTTCTGCTGCAGCAGGCTTTGTCATTAGAAACCATTTGGGTCAGCCTTTTTTGGCAGGTTTGAGAAGACTGGGATGGAACACGATCACAGTTACAGAGGCTTTGGCTGCTAGGGATGCTCTTTGGTGGCTAAATCGCGGGGTATCAAGAAGGTTTTGATTGAAGGAGACTCGAAGATTGTCATTGATGCGATCACGGGAAAGTGTTGCGTTCCGTGGCGTTTTCGTACAATTATTGAAGATATCAAATGGATGGCCTCTTCATTTGATTTTATAAGTTGGAAGCATATTTTGAGGGAAGCAAATTTTGTAGTGGATGCCGTCACCTCGTGTGGGCATGTGTTAAATAACTTTCATGTTTGGATTGGCTGCATTCCTTTTGCAGCTACTAGTGCCTTGTTTGACTCTAGGGGCATTGGGTGTTCCCGAAGATTTTCCgtctcttaattttattttacttctcaaaaaaaaaaaaaaaatcactggATTGGACTCCCAATAACTTCATTAGGGCATGAATCACGATGGTttctcctatatatatatatatatatatatacacatacatatatatatatatattattcattcTCATAAAGCCATGAAATTGCATATTTGGGTATTGTCAAATTGGATACAGGTGTCACTTTCTATATTTAAGTTCGAATTTCATCAccataatttaaattaaattaattagaataAACTCGAATGATAAAAACATTATCTTcgcatttttttatatttatttgaaTAGAATAACGACGGATGATTAACAAAATTAAGATCGTACAAAGCAAACATAGCTAGTCATAGTATgtgaagaaatttttcaatttgcTGGGGAACGAGCCTGGTACACCAAGTGTCACAATacaattggttaaaaaaaattcttttttaaattttcaatcaattgtattatCACACTTAGTATACCGTGCCTTATTTTCAGCACACCAAAAAATATCTCCAGATGTAGAGCATTCCTAAAAAATCTAACTCCATGATCTATTTAACAAAACCATTTCTTGGGGCAGGTGAATTATTATCTCATTGTGCTTCTTAAAACCACACAAGAAATTATTGAATTCTTAGAGTGACAAGtgttgaataaaaataaaaaataaaagaaaaagtgttGAATAAATTCATTCCCTGATAAAGACTTGGATCCGAGCCCAAATTAAAAAACATGTCACATGTTTTGTCCCTTAACCCAAAATCTGATGGACCAAAGCGTAGAATAAAACTTCGTACCACGTGCTAATATGATATAGTCATTTACCATTACGGTCTAATTGTCTTACTCTATACTTTATAAATGAGAtgtattaattttgaatttcataaatagtaggttcaaaactaatttattctgccacctttttatataaatatatcgttgtaacaaaaaagaaaaacatcaaAAGAAAGTACTTATTTGGTAACTGGTGAATTACTTAGATGAATTTTGTAATGtattcactctttttttttggtcac from Pyrus communis chromosome 9, drPyrComm1.1, whole genome shotgun sequence harbors:
- the LOC137746292 gene encoding protein POLYCHOME-like, coding for MPEARDRLSRPVDLATAYAQRLAGNRRAYIDPPEQTILAFSPPVRLPTGLGIGATGVVGVGGLPRSSLRTPRTVTGRGRIPFRLSTVDRENTPSGSSHRRRGRASNSALPSWYPRTPLHDITAVTRAIERRRARLAESDGENTEGQVPQNQNALDQSLPVSGAQFDHGVPVTPYSALRTKRRLPPSVGKVQKIIRDVSNQPSEGEFLTPQKKLMNSIDMVEEVVRKELERLKRTPSAKKAEREQKVRTLMSMR